The Drosophila mauritiana strain mau12 chromosome 2R, ASM438214v1, whole genome shotgun sequence genome has a segment encoding these proteins:
- the LOC117138689 gene encoding uncharacterized protein LOC117138689, which translates to MKLQQLLAAAFCLAAALILKTKAQENAMLQIPPSLVECYNTSYFMNRDNRLPANMDTLISLIEKVENSYAASSGVQADIRTVSVALLHRFRQDGIKKAAGINAADGVIPYSPTGFQFPKLKILLSRLIPGNANTFPNSSLTRVERCSLHFMVSSTFDARTRGDENNVCNQLSQYRAQRLPRSLKKEHDNNFISASEWLEARSKRGRSSDSVSKYEQLGELDYESDWAYAGPETSQCPVEDGLVRTRWGTISGGTLIAGIAAGVQQQTVQLNTLLTLAPQRRSRGRSQSQTSNTIDNRWAATLAGELAEVTLVQLPVSNGNPASVGATGGWNDTVLPHWYFLSQRNNLEATDAEIRGGLDGLILAKNVASWRTQASSLKLSQLLRMYYSTNGVLSSGINACSRQNQFTNVAPSQEMEDQTNAFALILDREMQLRVTLQPSLISQFAGNATASLVTYVPQSLNDVSCMATSNLDLTDAITPMTNLYLFLDTSWQYSTIVDYVAYVIQQLNIHPYASTITMLSAQDGSIIVNTTNYITDVYQQWNATTQALYTQGFNLPNVLRTIQNLTQYLMNEERTNSSLSGHSLVALIIPNQQTVNDGDSSYATTEIQYIQEQIPDLRFIYYGGGSIQRFSSFVRDPTQDLFSLSLGSTPATSAGPVAKRIVQIPRRVINPRCGSTWYTNSWGTDQTAQYVGPGKVNFYRVSSNYFFGAGANRYLTIQSQNGGTYTICTSRTYAWPQQNSTTLSMTNSIDQSCTQISGNSYSYDLSNACEGYYTITQCPDLYLSVQATSNTTSCIQDACQTPDQWRYIMSMVNMGCYSGVSGIAASLLIIVFTILALRLIQ; encoded by the exons ATGAAATTGCAACAACTTTTGGCAGCAGCTTTCTGTCTAGCTGCTGCCCTTATCCTGAAAACTAAGGCACAGGAAAATGCTATGTTGCAAATTCCGCCCTCATTGGTGGAATGCTATAATACGTCATATTTTATGAATCGGGATAATCGTCTACCAGCCAACATGGACACGCTCATTTCTCTTATCGAAAAAGTAGAAAACAGCTACGCAGCTAGTTCCGGAGTACAAGCCGATATTCGAACCGTGTCGGTAGCCTTGCTGCATCGTTTCCGTCAAGATGGCATTAAGAAGGCTGCGGGAATAAATGCGGCTGACGGGGTAATACCGTACAGTCCAACAGGCTTTCAGTTTCCAAAGTTAAAAATTTTGCTCTCACGTCTTATTCCGGGAAATGCCAATACCTTTCCTAACAGTTCATTAACGAGAGTGGAGCGGTGCTCCCTCCATTTTATGGTATCAAGCACCTTCGACGCGAGAACGCGCGGCGATGAAAACAATGTGTGCAATCAACTCTCTCAGTATCGAGCCCAGCGACTGCCGAGATCATTGAAGAAGGAGCATGACAATAATTTTATAAGCGCTTCGGAATGGCTGGAGGCACGCTCAAAACGAGGACGATCTTCCGACTCCGTATCAAAATACGAACAATTGGGAGAATTAGACTACGAATCTGACTGGGCTTATGCCGGCCCTGAGACTAGTCAATGCCCTGTCGAGGATGGCTTAGTACGAACACGATGGGGAACGATATCCGGAGGCACTCTGATCGCCGGCATTGCAGCTGGTGTCCAGCAGCAGACTGTGCAACTTAATACGCTATTGACCCTAGCTCCCCAGAGACGCTCTCGTGGTCGCAGTCAGTCCCAGACAAGCAATACAATTGACAACAGGTGGGCGGCAACTTTGGCTGGGGAGTTGGCGGAAGTCACGTTGGTCCAACTACCAGTGTCGAATGGCAATCCCGCTTCCGTTGGGGCTACCGGTGGATGGAATGACACAGTTCTACCCCATTGGTACTTCCTATCGCAGCGCAACAACCTCGAGGCAACCGATGCGGAGATTCGCGGTGGCCTTGATGGTTTGATTTTGGCTAAAAATGTAGCCAGTTGGAGGACTCAAGCATCAAGTCTTAAACTTTCTCAACTGCTGCGCATGTATTACTCAACAAATGGTGTCCTTAGTTCAGGAATCAATGCCTGCAGTAGGCAAAATCAATTCACAAATGTGGCTCCGTCGCAGGAAATGGAGGATCAGACAAATGCATTTGCTCTAATATTAGATCGTGAGATGCAGCTGCGTGTCACCCTCCAGCCTTCCCTTATTTCCCAATTTGCTGGTAACGCCACCGCATCTCTGGTGACGTATGTGC CACAATCGTTAAACGATGTATCTTGTATGGCCACTAGTAATCTTGACTTGACTGATGCCATAACTCCAATGACTAACCTGTATCTTTTCTTGGATACTTCTTGGCAATACAGCACCATTGTTGACTATGTAGC TTATGTTATTCAGCAGCTTAATATTCACCCGTATGCCAGCACAATCACAATGCTTTCAGCACAAGATGGATCGATTATCGTAAACACCACAAACTATATTACGGATGTCTATCAACAATGGAATGCAACTACACAGGCACTTT ATACTCAGGGATTCAACCTTCCTAATGTTCTGCGTACAATTCAAAACCTAACCCAGTACTTAATGAATGAAGAAAGGACTAATTCGAGCTTAAGTGGTCACTCACTAGTAGCTCTAATCATTCCGAATCAGCAAACGGTTAATGATGGGGACTCCAGTTATGCCACTACTGAAATTCAGTACATTCAGGAACAAATTCCAGACCTGCGCTTTATATACTATGGTGGTGGAAGCATTCAGCGGTTTTCAAGCTTTGTCCGAGATCCCACTCAAGACCTTTTCTCCCTCTCGTTGGGAAGTACACCGGCGACTTCAGCGGGACCTGTAGCAAAGCGCATTGTCCAAA TTCCCCGTCGCGTTATTAATCCACGTTGTGGATCAACTTGGTACACAAATAGCTGgg GTACTGATCAAACAGCCCAATATGTAGGGCCTGGAAAGGTGAACTTTTATCGAGTTTCTTCTAACTATTTCTTTGGAGCTGGTGCGAATCGGTATTTGACCATTCAATCACAGAATGGAGGAACTTATACCATATGTACTTCACGCACATATGCATGGCCGCAACAGAACTCAACTACTCTTTCTATGACAAACTCGATAGATCAGAGTTGCACACAAATAAGTGGAAATAGTTATAGCTACGATCTTTCAAATGCCTGTGAGGGCTACTATACTATCACCCAGTGCCCAGACTTGTATTTGTCAGTCCAAGCTACATCAAACACCACGTCCTGTATACAGGATGCTTGCCAGACCCCTGACCAATGGCGTTATATAATGTCAATGGTCAACATGGGATGCTACAGCGGTGTCTCTGGTATAGCAGCCAGCTTGCTAATAATTGTATTCACAATATTAGCTCTGAGGCTAATTCAATGA